In the genome of Desulfobacterales bacterium, the window TCCTGCTTTTTGAATCACCTGGGCGATCCGTTTTGTCCGTTGCGGTGAAATTGCGTTTGCATCAAGGTAAAGGCCTTTGAACCCAAGCGTGGAAACCTGATCGGCAACCGCTTCAGCCGCATGGGGCGGGCATACGCTTACGATGGCCGAACAGGTAGCACACAATGTTTTCAGATTTTGGGCGTCCTTAAGACCTATTGCTGAGGCCCGCTCATGGGTCTGTGGCCCACGGCCTTCGGAAACCCAGTAAACATTGTTTCCGGCATTCCGGATAGTTTCCGCGACCCTTATGCCCATATTCCCTGGATTTAATATGCCGATTTTTCTTTGATTCATTTTTCCCCCCTTGAACCCCAGATGAATGTTTGAGGTTTTATAACAAATAACAATTTTAGTAACAATAAAATTTTATAAACAACCGTTGTTTGGGCTAAGGCCGAAGTTAACGGGTATGAATCTCAAAAGGTAACGCAGATGCAGCAAACCATAAGGGAACAACTTAAAACATAGAGCGGATTGCGATTGACTAAAATGATTTTATATGTTTTGTAACGAGCAAGTTTTTAGGAAAAATCATACTGAATACCACCCCGGTGTAAATAATATTCGAATTTTAGGCCGAAGAAATAAAATGTCAGGGGCTGAGGTAAGATGTCAGAAATAATTATATTAAAAAATTCGTGCAAAGGTATTGAAGATTGCGGGATCTGCATGTCGGTATGTCCCAAGAATCTGTTTGCGCCCTCCCATGAGATGAATGAAAGGGGCTTTCTGCCGCCAAGGGTTATTGATGAAGATCCCTGCACAGTATGTATGAACTGCATGGTCTCCTGCCCGGATATGGCAATTGTGGTGGCAAAGAAAAAGAAAACCAAGGAACCAAAATGAAAAAAGAAGAAAGACTGCCGGCCGGGGCCCATTTTATTATGGGCAATATCGCTCTGGCGGAAGGGGCCATTGCCGCCGGCTGTAATTTTGTCTCCGGATATCCCATTACACCCGCCAGCGAAATTGTCAACCGGCTATCGGTTTTACTTCCGGGTGCCGGCGGCGGGTTTCTACAAACCGAGGATGAAATCAGCGCCATTTGTGCGGCCATCGGTGCTTCCTGGGCCGGCTGTAAAGCCATGACCGCCACTTCAGGCCCCGGGTTCAGCCTGATGCAGGAAAATATAGGGTTTGCGGTGGCGACTGAGACGCCGCTGGTAATTGTTGACGTACAGCGACTCGGTCCCTCAACCGGTGTACCCTCCGTCGGGGTGGCCGGCGACGTGATCCAGGCGGCCCGTGGTTCTCATGGGGATTACCAGATTATTGCCCTGAGTCCTGAAAGTCCCCAGGAGATGTTTGACATGACCATCCGGGCCTTTAACCTGGCAGAAACATACCGGGTGCCGGTTTTTATACTGGCGGATGCTTTCATCGGCCATATGCGCGAGCAGGTGGTGATTCCCGCCCAGGACAATGTATCATTGCTAAACCGCAAAATACCTGCGCCGGGGACCGATCCGATGTCCCGTCAGGATTTCCTGGATCCGGCCGTTGCACCCATGCCGGTTTTCGGCCGTGGGCTCAAAGCCCATGTTACCAGTTCCTGCCATGATAAAAACGGGATGCGCAACCTGAGCGATCCGGCGAGCATGCATGCTTTTATTATGAAACCCATTGAAAAAATTCTAACCCAGCGGGACCGTATCGTCGAAACCGAAAGCGATTATCGCAGCGGGGATACACTCCTTGTCAGCTACGGCACGGTTTCACGTTCAGCCAAAGCCGCCCTGGCAAAGGGTCGCGCCGCCGGATTCAAAATCGGTCTGCTTCGCTTAAAGACAATCTGGCCGTTCGCCTCCAAAGAGATTGAAGCGGCTGCCCAAAAGGTCAAGCGGATGGTTGTTCTGGAAAACAATACCGGCCAGCTTTTCCCCTATATTAAAGCCGATGCGGCCGCGTATTGTCGTGTCGATTTTATGGGACCCCGGATCCTGGGCCAGATTCCCGACCCCGATGATGTTTTAAAATACATTCAGGAGACTACCTGATGGACGCAATTGAGCATCCTTTACGAAAATATACCCGACCCCATGTCACGCGTACCACCACCTGTCCGGGTTGCGGCAACGGGATTGTGGCCCAGGCCATTCTGCGGGCCATTGACGAGCTTGGCCTGGAGATGGATGATTTTGTCTTTGTATCCGGCATCGGCTGTTCGGCCTGGATCCCCAGCCCGCTCTTTGCAGCCGACACCCTGCATACCACCCATGGCCGCCCGGTGGCGTTTGCCACCGGTGTCAAACTCGGCCGGCCGGATATGAATGTAATGGTCGTCAGCGGCGACGGCGACTTGACCGCCATCGGCGGGAACCATCTCATTCATGCCGCCAGAAAAAATATTGATTTGACTGTCGTCCTGGTCAATAACGGCATTTACGGCATGACCGGCGGCCAGACTGCCCCCACCACCCCGCTGGGCCTGACCACCATCACGAGCCCTTATGGGACCATGGAACATCCACTGGACATTTCCGCAACGATTGTCGCCGCCGGCGCCCCATTCGTGGCCCGCTGGACCACGGCCCACCCGCGCCAGCTGACCCGCTCCATCAAAAAGGGCCTTCAAAAAAAAGGGTTTGCCATGATTGAAGCCATCAGCCAGTGTCCGGTCCAGTTCGGCCGGGTCAGCAAGCTGGGCAAGGCCACAGATTTTCTCCAGCATTATAAGAAAAACAGTATCAGTTTCAGTAAAGCATCCGGGTTAAGCAGGGAGGAACTCGCGGGCCGAATTGTCATCGGTGAATTTGTTGATATTGAAAAGCCCGAACTTTCCAGCCAATGGATGGATTTGAAGCATCAAATGGGGCAGGAGGCTCAATGTCACAACAAGCAATAACCCTGGCCGGCGTCGGCGGGCAGGGGTCGATTTTGGCCGGAGTCATATTCGGATCTGCCGCCGTCACCTACGACCATAAATATGCGGTTCAAACCCAGGCATACTCTGCGGAGTTAAGGGGCGGGTTCGCCGCCGCCTGGGTC includes:
- a CDS encoding 4Fe-4S dicluster domain-containing protein, with product MSEIIILKNSCKGIEDCGICMSVCPKNLFAPSHEMNERGFLPPRVIDEDPCTVCMNCMVSCPDMAIVVAKKKKTKEPK
- a CDS encoding 2-oxoacid:acceptor oxidoreductase subunit alpha, with the translated sequence MKKEERLPAGAHFIMGNIALAEGAIAAGCNFVSGYPITPASEIVNRLSVLLPGAGGGFLQTEDEISAICAAIGASWAGCKAMTATSGPGFSLMQENIGFAVATETPLVIVDVQRLGPSTGVPSVGVAGDVIQAARGSHGDYQIIALSPESPQEMFDMTIRAFNLAETYRVPVFILADAFIGHMREQVVIPAQDNVSLLNRKIPAPGTDPMSRQDFLDPAVAPMPVFGRGLKAHVTSSCHDKNGMRNLSDPASMHAFIMKPIEKILTQRDRIVETESDYRSGDTLLVSYGTVSRSAKAALAKGRAAGFKIGLLRLKTIWPFASKEIEAAAQKVKRMVVLENNTGQLFPYIKADAAAYCRVDFMGPRILGQIPDPDDVLKYIQETT
- a CDS encoding thiamine pyrophosphate-dependent enzyme — translated: MDAIEHPLRKYTRPHVTRTTTCPGCGNGIVAQAILRAIDELGLEMDDFVFVSGIGCSAWIPSPLFAADTLHTTHGRPVAFATGVKLGRPDMNVMVVSGDGDLTAIGGNHLIHAARKNIDLTVVLVNNGIYGMTGGQTAPTTPLGLTTITSPYGTMEHPLDISATIVAAGAPFVARWTTAHPRQLTRSIKKGLQKKGFAMIEAISQCPVQFGRVSKLGKATDFLQHYKKNSISFSKASGLSREELAGRIVIGEFVDIEKPELSSQWMDLKHQMGQEAQCHNKQ